From Cellulosimicrobium sp. ES-005, one genomic window encodes:
- a CDS encoding YnfA family protein has protein sequence MDLARSIPLFVLAALLEIGGAWLVWQGLREHRGWLWIGAGVVALGLYGVVATLQPDANFGRILAAYGGVFVAGSLAWGMVVDGFRPDRWDVVGALLCLAGVAVIMYAPRTD, from the coding sequence ATGGACCTCGCGCGCTCGATCCCGCTGTTCGTGCTCGCCGCGCTGCTGGAGATCGGCGGGGCGTGGCTCGTGTGGCAGGGGCTGCGCGAGCACCGGGGCTGGCTGTGGATCGGGGCGGGCGTCGTCGCGCTCGGGCTCTACGGCGTCGTCGCGACGCTGCAGCCCGACGCGAACTTCGGCCGCATCCTCGCCGCGTACGGCGGGGTGTTCGTCGCCGGGTCGCTCGCATGGGGCATGGTCGTGGACGGCTTCCGACCGGACCGCTGGGACGTCGTCGGCGCGCTCCTCTGCCTCGCCGGCGTCGCCGTCATCATGTACGCGCCACGCACGGACTAG
- a CDS encoding DUF2180 family protein, giving the protein MQCAECGTTSRDGRVATAVCSECGAATCAEHTREVRIQIPSSSVGNPVVRTSRRLRCSECTRLAEPLEQVRR; this is encoded by the coding sequence ATGCAGTGTGCAGAGTGCGGAACCACCTCCCGCGACGGACGGGTCGCGACGGCCGTGTGCAGCGAGTGCGGCGCAGCCACGTGCGCGGAGCACACCCGAGAGGTGCGGATCCAGATCCCCTCCAGCTCCGTGGGGAACCCCGTGGTGCGGACCTCGCGACGGCTGCGGTGCAGCGAGTGCACGCGCCTCGCGGAGCCGCTGGAGCAGGTCCGGCGGTAG
- a CDS encoding ThuA domain-containing protein, whose product MTDRTSPPTALVVRGGWSGHRPEETTDLFVPFLSAQGYVVRVEPSPAVYADARTMAQVDLVVQSVTMSEISPEQVAGLVAAVEAGTGLAGWHGGIVDSYRASSEYAHLVGGQFAHHPRRTAGPGTPLGPLRGDETDNFVTHSVRVVPEQSHHPVVAGLDDFEITTEQYWVLTDDYDDVLATTTVEARPEDPWHDPSTSPAVWTRRWGAGRVFVCTVGHRPEDLEHPTVRTMVERGMLWASRQEHAL is encoded by the coding sequence ATGACCGACCGCACGTCCCCGCCCACCGCCCTCGTCGTCCGCGGCGGCTGGTCCGGGCACCGGCCCGAGGAGACGACCGACCTGTTCGTCCCCTTCCTCAGCGCGCAGGGGTACGTCGTGCGCGTCGAACCGTCGCCCGCCGTGTACGCCGACGCGCGCACCATGGCGCAGGTCGACCTCGTCGTGCAGAGCGTGACCATGAGCGAGATCAGCCCCGAGCAGGTCGCCGGGCTCGTCGCCGCCGTCGAGGCGGGCACGGGGCTCGCGGGCTGGCACGGCGGGATCGTCGACTCCTACCGCGCGAGCAGCGAGTACGCGCACCTCGTCGGCGGGCAGTTCGCCCACCACCCGCGCCGCACCGCCGGGCCGGGCACGCCGCTCGGGCCGCTGCGCGGCGACGAGACGGACAACTTCGTCACGCACAGCGTGCGCGTCGTCCCGGAGCAGTCCCACCACCCCGTCGTCGCGGGGCTCGACGACTTCGAGATCACCACCGAGCAGTACTGGGTCCTCACCGACGACTACGACGACGTCCTCGCGACGACGACCGTCGAGGCCCGGCCCGAGGACCCCTGGCACGACCCGTCGACCTCGCCCGCCGTCTGGACGCGACGGTGGGGCGCTGGCCGCGTGTTCGTCTGCACCGTCGGGCACCGGCCCGAGGACCTCGAGCACCCGACCGTCCGTACGATGGTCGAGCGCGGGATGCTCTGGGCGAGCCGGCAGGAGCACGCGCTGTGA
- a CDS encoding FAD-binding oxidoreductase, which yields MSTTSRPRPRTRDARSAPPGRAPRTAVVVGAGMVGLATAWHLQEQGVEVTVVDREGVAAGSSWGNAGWLTPGMAMPLADPSLWTYGPRALLDPAAPLHVPLRFDPRLWSFFARFMAHATQRRWDHAMAALTPIDRVALDAFDELAAGGSLGHGVEAGTTPGPFTVAFEHVREARPFLRELEHVAAAGQTVPVRRVEAGERAHQLTDRVSTVYALEGQRFLEPGPFVHALADSVRARGGRILTGLEVLDVEPGRLGACVYARAVHPDAAAHPALVGATRGSGAARAGATTGRSDAVGPEAAEPRRAGSPTEREEGVVLRGDAVVLATGAWLPTLAAPLGVRTRVQAGRGYSFTVKTDEPVETPIYLPARRVACTPYQGRFRIAGTMEFRGPDEPLQPRRIEAILASVRHLFQGVDLDDRHDEWVGSRPVTPDGLPLVGATRTPGVYVAGGHGMWGIVLGPATGRALAHLVTTGETPDEIRPFDPLR from the coding sequence GTGAGCACGACCTCTCGTCCCCGTCCCCGCACCCGCGACGCCCGGTCCGCGCCGCCCGGCCGAGCGCCCCGCACGGCGGTCGTCGTCGGCGCCGGCATGGTGGGCCTCGCCACGGCCTGGCACCTCCAGGAGCAGGGCGTCGAGGTCACCGTCGTCGACCGCGAGGGCGTCGCCGCCGGGTCGTCGTGGGGCAACGCCGGGTGGTTGACCCCCGGCATGGCGATGCCGCTGGCGGACCCGTCCCTCTGGACGTACGGGCCGCGCGCCCTCCTCGACCCCGCCGCGCCGCTGCACGTCCCGCTGCGGTTCGACCCGCGCCTGTGGTCGTTCTTCGCGCGGTTCATGGCGCACGCGACGCAGCGCCGCTGGGACCACGCGATGGCGGCCCTCACCCCGATCGATCGCGTCGCGCTCGACGCGTTCGACGAGCTCGCCGCGGGCGGGAGCCTCGGGCACGGCGTCGAGGCCGGGACCACGCCCGGGCCGTTCACCGTCGCGTTCGAGCACGTCCGCGAGGCGCGACCGTTCCTCCGCGAGCTCGAGCACGTCGCCGCGGCCGGCCAGACCGTGCCCGTCCGGCGCGTCGAGGCCGGCGAGCGCGCGCACCAGCTCACCGACCGCGTCTCCACGGTCTACGCCCTCGAGGGCCAGCGCTTCCTCGAGCCCGGCCCGTTCGTCCACGCCCTCGCCGACTCCGTGCGCGCCCGCGGCGGGCGGATCCTCACCGGGCTCGAGGTCCTCGACGTCGAGCCCGGCCGCCTCGGCGCGTGCGTCTACGCACGCGCGGTGCACCCCGACGCCGCCGCGCACCCCGCGCTCGTCGGCGCGACGCGCGGGTCCGGAGCCGCCCGGGCGGGCGCGACGACCGGGCGGAGCGACGCCGTCGGGCCGGAGGCCGCAGAGCCCCGCCGCGCCGGATCCCCCACCGAGCGCGAGGAAGGGGTCGTGCTGCGGGGCGACGCCGTCGTGCTCGCGACCGGAGCGTGGCTCCCGACGCTCGCCGCGCCCCTCGGCGTGCGCACGCGCGTCCAGGCGGGGCGCGGGTACTCGTTCACCGTGAAGACGGACGAGCCCGTCGAGACCCCGATCTACCTGCCCGCGCGCCGCGTCGCGTGCACCCCGTACCAGGGGCGGTTCCGCATCGCGGGGACCATGGAGTTCCGCGGCCCCGACGAGCCGCTCCAGCCGCGCCGGATCGAGGCCATCCTCGCGTCCGTGCGGCACCTGTTCCAGGGCGTCGACCTCGACGACCGCCACGACGAGTGGGTCGGGTCGCGCCCCGTCACGCCCGACGGTCTCCCGCTCGTCGGCGCGACGCGCACCCCCGGCGTCTACGTCGCGGGCGGCCACGGCATGTGGGGCATCGTCCTCGGCCCGGCGACGGGCCGCGCGCTCGCCCACCTCGTCACGACCGGGGAGACCCCCGACGAGATCCGCCCGTTCGACCCGCTGCGCTGA
- a CDS encoding MerR family transcriptional regulator yields MRIGELSRRTGTPTRLLRYYEEQGLFTPERAENGYREYGEHLVDRVLQIRGLLEVGFTTRIIKEFLPCLGNAPEIHLHNAYPDKIALLETELGRLEDRIRILEKNRDAIADYLERIRPFAQRPEDRLPARSGVAAQAAD; encoded by the coding sequence GTGCGGATCGGCGAGCTCTCCCGGCGCACCGGGACCCCGACGCGCCTCCTGCGGTACTACGAGGAGCAGGGGCTGTTCACGCCCGAGCGGGCCGAGAACGGGTACCGGGAGTACGGCGAGCACCTCGTCGACCGCGTGCTCCAGATCCGCGGCCTGCTCGAGGTGGGGTTCACGACCAGGATCATCAAGGAGTTCCTGCCCTGCCTCGGCAACGCGCCGGAGATCCACCTGCACAACGCCTACCCGGACAAGATCGCGCTCCTCGAGACGGAGCTCGGCCGCCTGGAGGACCGCATCCGCATCCTCGAGAAGAACCGCGACGCCATCGCCGACTACCTCGAGCGCATCCGCCCGTTCGCGCAGCGTCCCGAGGACCGACTCCCGGCGCGGTCCGGCGTGGCCGCACAGGCCGCCGACTGA
- a CDS encoding aldose 1-epimerase family protein — translation MTAAGDEPGTIHGADPGEVRRRAGWLGQVARVEQLVDADGPARGARRVRVVTGGGLELDVLPDRALDLGQVTVHGVPLAWMAPAGLAAPGLYQGDDFGTTFGGGLLVTCGLDHVGSPVSDGGRRFPQHGRLTAAPASVERAAVVGDEVVVEGVVRQASLHEEHLVLRRRVRAGLGTTSVTVEDTVTNEGWRPEPHLVLYHANLGWPLVAESAELDVSSQHVEPDGPDAVGDPWREITAPAEGYRQRVHRHDLAPGTGRAIVTNRDLGLRLTVSFPTATLPVLYQWKMFAPGQNVLGIEPMNAPAIGGRVAAREAGVLPVLAPGESVSYAVRFDVERV, via the coding sequence ATGACGGCAGCGGGCGACGAACCCGGGACGATCCACGGGGCGGACCCCGGCGAGGTCCGGCGCCGCGCCGGGTGGCTCGGCCAGGTCGCGCGCGTCGAGCAGCTCGTCGACGCCGACGGCCCGGCCCGCGGTGCGCGCCGCGTGCGCGTCGTGACGGGCGGCGGGCTGGAGCTCGACGTGCTGCCCGACCGCGCGCTCGACCTCGGCCAGGTCACGGTGCACGGCGTCCCGCTCGCGTGGATGGCCCCCGCGGGGCTCGCCGCGCCCGGGCTCTACCAGGGCGACGACTTCGGCACGACGTTCGGCGGCGGGCTGCTCGTCACGTGCGGCCTCGACCACGTCGGCTCCCCGGTGTCCGACGGCGGCCGGCGGTTCCCGCAGCACGGTCGCCTCACCGCGGCCCCGGCGAGCGTGGAGCGCGCGGCGGTCGTCGGGGACGAGGTCGTGGTCGAGGGCGTCGTCCGGCAGGCGTCGCTCCATGAGGAGCACCTCGTGCTCCGGCGCCGGGTCCGCGCGGGCCTCGGGACGACGTCGGTCACCGTCGAGGACACCGTGACCAACGAGGGGTGGCGCCCCGAGCCGCACCTCGTGCTCTACCACGCGAACCTCGGGTGGCCGCTCGTCGCCGAGTCCGCGGAGCTCGACGTCTCGTCGCAGCACGTCGAGCCCGACGGTCCGGACGCCGTCGGCGACCCCTGGCGCGAGATCACCGCGCCCGCCGAGGGGTACCGCCAGCGCGTGCACCGGCACGACCTCGCGCCCGGGACCGGGCGCGCCATCGTGACGAACCGCGACCTGGGGCTGCGCCTGACCGTCTCGTTCCCGACCGCGACCCTGCCCGTGCTGTACCAGTGGAAGATGTTCGCCCCCGGGCAGAACGTCCTCGGGATCGAGCCCATGAACGCGCCCGCGATCGGCGGGCGCGTCGCCGCGCGCGAGGCGGGCGTCCTGCCCGTCCTCGCGCCGGGCGAGTCCGTCTCCTACGCCGTGCGGTTCGACGTCGAGCGCGTCTGA
- a CDS encoding RDD family protein — protein MAIDAPTGRGPTHDVGAGDLEPALPGLGSEPTREEYASWSRRVVASLLDTAIVATVLFLAVGPAYEVAWLPGFSVGVTTSTVVPGGTWWALGTSAALFALQGWTGATPGKRTVGIVVVHDTTGRPAGLIRTVLRHLAHLLDAILYIGFLRPLWHAQRRTFADSLCSTVVLRRLRPPVPFLGPGTGLGGPTPSRAVTAAATVLSVGSAVFVLGPASYTGGDVWTARCTPEVSDESALTVGDVQVVSWSTPGTESRWGVTRTSPLPDEAGDETGLDASFAVDLDPDATPDGPLDAALVLRLETWQGDPLGEFRSPFRVEQRADGSGEWDVVPPTAAGAGLYTVHVPAATVAALPTAWNWEASVVVEGETVASCGGRGPS, from the coding sequence GTGGCCATCGACGCCCCGACCGGCAGGGGGCCGACGCACGACGTCGGAGCCGGAGACCTCGAGCCCGCCCTTCCGGGACTCGGCTCGGAGCCGACGCGCGAGGAGTACGCGAGCTGGTCCCGCCGCGTCGTCGCGTCGCTGCTCGACACGGCGATCGTCGCGACGGTGCTGTTCCTCGCGGTCGGGCCCGCCTACGAGGTGGCCTGGCTCCCGGGATTCAGCGTCGGCGTGACGACGAGCACCGTCGTCCCCGGCGGGACCTGGTGGGCTCTCGGCACCTCGGCCGCGCTCTTCGCCCTCCAGGGCTGGACCGGAGCGACACCCGGCAAGCGGACGGTGGGGATCGTCGTCGTGCACGACACGACCGGCCGGCCCGCCGGGCTGATCCGCACCGTCCTGCGCCACCTGGCCCACCTCCTCGACGCGATCCTGTACATCGGCTTCCTGCGACCGCTGTGGCACGCGCAGCGCCGGACGTTCGCCGACTCGCTGTGCAGCACGGTCGTGCTGCGGCGGCTCCGCCCGCCCGTGCCGTTCCTCGGTCCGGGGACCGGCCTGGGCGGCCCGACGCCGTCGCGCGCCGTCACCGCGGCGGCGACCGTCCTCTCGGTGGGGAGCGCCGTCTTCGTCCTCGGTCCGGCCTCGTACACCGGCGGCGACGTGTGGACGGCGAGGTGCACCCCGGAGGTGTCGGACGAGTCCGCGCTGACCGTCGGCGACGTGCAGGTCGTCAGCTGGTCGACCCCGGGCACCGAGAGCCGGTGGGGCGTGACCCGGACGAGCCCGCTCCCCGACGAGGCCGGCGACGAGACGGGCCTCGACGCGTCGTTCGCGGTCGACCTCGACCCGGACGCCACGCCCGACGGACCGTTGGACGCCGCCCTCGTCCTGCGCCTCGAGACGTGGCAGGGCGACCCTCTGGGCGAGTTCCGGTCGCCGTTCCGGGTCGAGCAGCGCGCCGACGGAAGCGGCGAGTGGGACGTCGTCCCGCCCACGGCCGCCGGCGCAGGGCTGTACACGGTCCACGTCCCGGCGGCGACGGTCGCAGCGCTCCCGACGGCGTGGAACTGGGAGGCGTCGGTCGTCGTCGAGGGCGAGACGGTCGCCTCCTGCGGAGGCCGCGGCCCCTCCTGA
- a CDS encoding sugar O-acetyltransferase — MSTTTEPTTRMAELAATDEDLRSLLSGGWLRYRTSPALQELTRDAHATCARIGSVYFEDVDEARRLFHRLVPGAEDGIDFRPPLTIDYGDRLLIGARTFINADFMVIGGGLVTIGPDCLIGPRCSIYTPNHAEDVVRRREGWERPEPVTIGSNVWIGGSVTITPGVTIGDDSIIGAGSVVTRDVPAGVVAVGNPCRPVRAITTAPEATTAH; from the coding sequence ATGAGCACCACGACCGAGCCGACGACGAGGATGGCCGAGCTGGCCGCCACGGACGAGGACCTCCGGAGCCTGCTCTCCGGCGGTTGGCTGCGCTACCGCACGTCGCCGGCGCTCCAGGAGCTGACCCGGGACGCGCACGCGACGTGCGCCCGGATCGGGAGCGTGTACTTCGAGGACGTCGACGAGGCGCGCCGCCTCTTCCACCGACTCGTCCCCGGCGCCGAGGACGGGATCGACTTCCGCCCGCCGCTGACGATCGACTACGGCGACCGTCTGCTGATCGGCGCGCGGACCTTCATCAACGCCGACTTCATGGTCATCGGCGGTGGCCTCGTCACGATCGGTCCCGACTGCCTCATCGGGCCGCGCTGCTCGATCTACACGCCGAACCACGCCGAGGACGTCGTCCGCCGCCGCGAGGGATGGGAGCGGCCCGAGCCCGTCACGATCGGGAGCAACGTCTGGATCGGTGGCTCGGTCACCATCACGCCCGGCGTGACGATCGGCGACGACAGCATCATCGGCGCGGGGTCGGTGGTCACGCGGGACGTCCCCGCGGGCGTCGTCGCGGTGGGGAACCCGTGCCGACCCGTCCGCGCGATCACGACCGCCCCCGAGGCCACCACGGCCCACTGA
- a CDS encoding Lrp/AsnC family transcriptional regulator, with amino-acid sequence MPKDLRPAVLDDVDRRILDVLATDARATNAAIAARVGIAASTCHARVRTLVERGVIRGFRADVDPAALGRGLEALIAIRLQAGARKGLEAFRDYLLTLPDVEGVFFVTGDRDFLLHVAVADSDALRNLVSKTLSVRPEVAGTSTTVIFEHARP; translated from the coding sequence ATGCCGAAGGATCTTCGACCCGCCGTCCTGGACGACGTCGACCGCCGCATCCTCGACGTCCTCGCGACCGACGCGCGCGCGACGAACGCGGCGATCGCGGCCCGCGTCGGGATCGCCGCGTCGACGTGCCACGCGCGCGTCCGCACCCTCGTGGAGCGCGGCGTGATCCGCGGCTTCCGGGCGGACGTCGACCCGGCGGCCCTCGGCCGCGGGCTCGAGGCGCTCATCGCGATCCGGCTCCAGGCGGGCGCGCGCAAGGGCCTCGAGGCGTTCCGCGACTACCTGCTCACGCTGCCCGACGTCGAGGGCGTCTTCTTCGTCACGGGCGACCGCGACTTCCTCCTGCACGTCGCGGTCGCCGACTCCGACGCCCTGCGCAACCTGGTCTCCAAGACGCTCAGCGTGCGGCCCGAGGTCGCGGGGACCAGCACGACCGTGATCTTCGAGCACGCGCGCCCCTGA
- a CDS encoding Gfo/Idh/MocA family oxidoreductase — translation MTAEARTLELSAGATGRPAGVGIVGCGAISGQYLETLPRLGGLRLVAVADLDPVRATVVAAEHGVRALAVDALVRDPEVDVVLNLTTPAAHDEVALAAVAAGKDVFGEKPLAADRAAAARILAAADAAGVRVGCAPDTVLGTGIQTARRAIDDGLLGTPVAATATMVTAGHERWHPHPDFYYLPGGGPLLDMGPYYVTALVHLLGPVTSVVGASSRARATRTIGSGPRAGEEIPVEVDTHVTGVLTHASGALSTLVMSFDAPASQAPPIEVHGTLASLQAPDPNGFDGVVRLRGVTEGAADAWRALPVSAGFPDAGRGYGLADLVATPDGVEPRASGRLALHVLDVMESLLDAARTGARVEVGAAADRPRAVPLPTVPDERGWLADALHET, via the coding sequence GTGACCGCCGAGGCGCGGACGCTCGAGCTCTCCGCCGGCGCGACCGGTCGCCCCGCGGGCGTCGGGATCGTCGGCTGCGGCGCGATCAGCGGCCAGTACCTCGAGACGCTGCCCCGGCTCGGCGGTCTGCGTCTCGTCGCCGTCGCCGACCTCGACCCCGTGCGGGCGACGGTCGTCGCGGCGGAGCACGGCGTGCGGGCCCTCGCCGTGGACGCGCTCGTGCGCGACCCCGAGGTCGACGTCGTCCTCAACCTCACCACCCCCGCCGCGCACGACGAGGTGGCGCTCGCGGCGGTCGCCGCGGGCAAGGACGTGTTCGGCGAGAAGCCACTCGCCGCCGACCGGGCCGCCGCCGCGCGGATCCTCGCCGCCGCGGACGCCGCGGGCGTGCGCGTCGGGTGCGCGCCCGACACCGTGCTCGGCACGGGGATCCAGACCGCACGCCGCGCCATCGACGACGGCCTGCTCGGCACGCCGGTCGCGGCGACGGCGACGATGGTCACCGCGGGCCACGAGCGCTGGCACCCGCACCCCGACTTCTACTACCTCCCGGGCGGCGGACCCCTGCTCGACATGGGCCCGTACTACGTCACCGCGCTCGTGCACCTGCTCGGTCCGGTGACCTCCGTGGTCGGTGCGTCGAGCCGGGCGCGCGCCACGCGCACGATCGGCTCGGGTCCGCGCGCGGGGGAGGAGATCCCGGTCGAGGTGGACACGCACGTCACGGGCGTCCTCACGCACGCGTCGGGCGCTCTGTCGACCCTCGTCATGAGCTTCGACGCACCCGCGAGCCAGGCGCCCCCGATCGAGGTCCACGGCACGCTCGCCTCGCTCCAGGCGCCGGACCCGAACGGGTTCGACGGCGTCGTCCGGCTCCGGGGCGTCACCGAGGGCGCTGCCGACGCGTGGCGCGCGCTCCCCGTGAGCGCCGGGTTCCCCGACGCCGGACGGGGGTACGGCCTCGCGGACCTCGTCGCCACGCCCGACGGCGTCGAGCCGCGCGCGAGCGGCCGGCTCGCCCTGCACGTGCTCGACGTCATGGAGTCGCTGCTCGACGCCGCGCGCACGGGTGCGCGCGTGGAGGTCGGCGCTGCCGCCGACCGCCCGCGCGCCGTCCCGCTCCCGACCGTCCCCGACGAGAGGGGGTGGCTCGCCGACGCTCTGCACGAGACGTGA
- a CDS encoding MFS transporter: protein MSTTSTPTTATVPDPDAAPSGAPRPGDQRSPGVLPVAALLALAASGFLTLLTEILPAGVLPAMAADLGVGAGAAGQTVTAFAVGAIVAAIPLTRATARWDRRTLLLVTVAGFVVANTVTAVSSSFALTLVARFAAGLVAGLTWALLPGYVRRIVPADRVGRAMTIAMAGGPLALTLGVPAGAVLGAAVGWRWTFGVLSVLGLGLLAWVRLGVPDAAGTPRGAQLAIRAVLPRPGLRPVLLVTGLNVLANTSLYTYVAVHLAHLGQGPRTSALLLVLGAASAGALVLVGALIDRRLRALTLGSVVVFALAMLVLGLAPTSTVVVVLAVAAWGAAFGGAGTLYTTAAARAAGDGADVAQSALVTVWNTSVALGGAVGGAALAVGGPAGLPWVSLALMVPVLATVVAGRRHSFR, encoded by the coding sequence ATGTCCACGACGAGCACACCCACCACCGCCACCGTCCCGGATCCCGACGCCGCCCCGTCCGGCGCCCCTCGCCCCGGGGACCAGCGCAGCCCCGGGGTCCTGCCCGTCGCCGCGCTCCTCGCGCTCGCGGCGTCGGGCTTCCTCACGCTCCTCACCGAGATCCTCCCCGCGGGCGTGCTGCCGGCCATGGCCGCCGACCTCGGCGTCGGGGCGGGGGCCGCCGGGCAGACCGTCACGGCGTTCGCCGTCGGGGCGATCGTCGCCGCGATCCCGCTCACGCGTGCCACGGCGCGGTGGGACCGGCGGACGCTGCTGCTCGTGACCGTCGCCGGGTTCGTCGTCGCGAACACCGTCACGGCCGTGTCGTCGTCGTTCGCGCTGACGCTCGTCGCGCGCTTCGCCGCCGGGCTCGTCGCGGGGCTCACCTGGGCGCTCCTGCCCGGGTACGTGCGGCGGATCGTGCCCGCCGACCGCGTCGGACGCGCCATGACGATCGCCATGGCCGGCGGCCCGCTCGCCCTCACGCTCGGCGTGCCCGCGGGCGCGGTGCTGGGCGCCGCCGTCGGATGGCGGTGGACCTTCGGCGTGCTGTCGGTCCTCGGCCTCGGCCTGCTCGCCTGGGTCCGGCTCGGCGTGCCCGACGCCGCGGGCACCCCGCGCGGCGCGCAGCTCGCGATCCGCGCGGTGCTCCCCCGCCCCGGCCTGCGGCCGGTGCTGCTGGTCACCGGGCTCAACGTGCTCGCCAACACGTCGCTGTACACGTACGTCGCGGTCCACCTCGCGCACCTCGGCCAGGGCCCTCGGACCAGCGCGCTGCTGCTCGTGCTCGGCGCCGCGTCCGCCGGCGCCCTCGTCCTCGTCGGGGCGCTCATCGACCGGCGGCTGCGCGCCCTCACCCTGGGGTCGGTCGTGGTCTTCGCACTCGCCATGCTCGTGCTCGGCCTCGCGCCGACGTCGACGGTCGTCGTGGTGCTCGCCGTCGCCGCGTGGGGCGCCGCGTTCGGCGGGGCCGGCACCCTCTACACGACCGCCGCCGCACGAGCCGCGGGCGACGGGGCCGACGTCGCGCAGTCCGCGCTCGTCACCGTGTGGAACACGTCCGTCGCGCTCGGCGGCGCGGTCGGCGGCGCGGCGCTCGCCGTCGGCGGTCCGGCCGGGCTCCCCTGGGTCTCGCTCGCCCTCATGGTCCCCGTCCTGGCGACCGTCGTCGCGGGCCGGCGCCACTCCTTCCGCTGA
- a CDS encoding HEAT repeat domain-containing protein, with the protein MSVRDEHRTALRALDDDPAAVRAYLTAGSGLPGPRANLELVGAFADVAPDDLVRALADDPDEYLRCCGTCGLGRLVVQAPADARAAPTDLLRARASDGSWRVREAVAMALQRIGDAEPAALRALVSSWVTDPDPLVRRAAVAGICEPRLLRNPATATAALDACAAATATIGALPSDARRDADVRTLRQALGYCWSVAVAGDPAAGVLRFAALRGSSDPDVAWVVRENEKKARLRRVLDRPA; encoded by the coding sequence ATGAGCGTGCGAGACGAGCACCGGACAGCACTGCGCGCGCTCGACGACGACCCGGCCGCGGTGCGGGCGTACCTCACCGCGGGTTCCGGGCTCCCGGGCCCCCGGGCGAACCTCGAGCTCGTGGGCGCGTTCGCCGACGTCGCCCCCGACGACCTCGTGCGCGCCCTCGCCGACGACCCCGACGAGTACCTCCGCTGCTGCGGCACGTGCGGGTTGGGCCGGCTCGTCGTCCAGGCCCCCGCCGACGCGCGCGCGGCGCCGACCGACCTGCTGCGCGCCCGCGCGTCGGACGGGTCGTGGCGCGTCCGCGAGGCCGTCGCGATGGCGCTCCAGCGGATCGGTGACGCCGAGCCGGCCGCGCTCCGTGCGCTCGTGTCGTCGTGGGTCACCGACCCTGACCCGCTGGTCCGCCGCGCGGCGGTCGCCGGGATCTGCGAGCCGCGCCTCCTCCGGAACCCCGCGACCGCGACCGCCGCGCTGGACGCCTGCGCAGCCGCGACCGCCACGATCGGCGCGCTCCCCTCGGACGCACGCCGCGACGCCGACGTGCGCACGCTGCGCCAGGCCCTCGGGTACTGCTGGAGCGTCGCCGTCGCCGGTGACCCGGCCGCCGGCGTGCTGCGGTTCGCCGCGCTGCGCGGGTCGTCGGACCCGGACGTGGCGTGGGTCGTGCGCGAGAACGAGAAGAAGGCGCGCCTGCGCCGCGTGCTCGACCGCCCGGCCTGA